From Actinopolymorpha cephalotaxi, one genomic window encodes:
- a CDS encoding SDR family oxidoreductase produces the protein MTQRDQPDQTSQQDPQHQHPRPDFPGQTQEHPGLDSEMDPKPDYGYDTYRGLGRLEGKKALITGGDSGIGRAVALAFAREGADVAIAYLEAEESDADETARVVEEAGRKVLRFATDLSEEGNCRRLADQVVKEFGQVDILVNNAAYQMSFGSFDKIPSDLLEHTFRTNIMAMFWLTQAVLPAMPEGGTIINTSSIQAYQPTPALLPYATTKGAIVTFTKGLAEELAERGIRVNSVAPGPVWTPIIPASMPAEKAASFGADAPLGRPGQPAELAPAFVFLASQESSFVSGQILGVTGGRLP, from the coding sequence ATGACGCAGCGCGACCAACCCGACCAGACGAGCCAGCAGGACCCGCAGCACCAGCACCCCCGCCCGGACTTCCCCGGTCAGACCCAGGAACACCCCGGCCTGGACTCCGAGATGGACCCCAAGCCCGACTACGGCTACGACACCTACCGCGGGCTGGGCCGGCTGGAGGGTAAGAAGGCGCTGATCACCGGTGGTGACTCGGGCATCGGCCGGGCCGTCGCGCTGGCGTTCGCCCGCGAGGGTGCCGACGTGGCGATCGCCTACCTCGAGGCCGAGGAGTCCGACGCGGACGAGACCGCCCGGGTGGTGGAGGAGGCCGGCCGCAAGGTGCTGCGCTTCGCGACCGACCTGAGCGAGGAGGGCAACTGCCGCCGGCTGGCCGACCAGGTGGTCAAGGAGTTCGGCCAGGTCGACATCCTGGTCAACAACGCGGCGTACCAGATGAGCTTCGGCAGCTTCGACAAGATCCCGTCGGACCTGCTGGAGCACACGTTCCGCACCAACATCATGGCGATGTTCTGGCTCACCCAGGCGGTGCTGCCGGCCATGCCCGAGGGCGGCACCATCATCAACACCTCCTCGATCCAGGCCTACCAGCCGACGCCGGCGCTGCTGCCGTACGCCACCACCAAGGGCGCCATCGTGACGTTCACCAAGGGCCTCGCGGAGGAGCTCGCCGAGCGCGGCATCCGGGTCAACTCGGTGGCGCCCGGCCCGGTGTGGACCCCGATCATCCCGGCGTCGATGCCCGCGGAGAAGGCGGCGTCGTTCGGTGCGGACGCACCGCTGGGCAGGCCGGGTCAGCCGGCCGAGCTCGCGCCCGCGTTCGTGTTCCTGGCCTCCCAGGAGTCGAGTTTCGTCAGTGGGCAGATCCTCGGCGTCACCGGCGGCCGGCTGCCGTAA
- a CDS encoding Dps family protein, whose translation MTQGHAKTTDEVSGKDVAKVLQPVLVDLLGLAQNGKQLHWHVRGRYFLPVHERLDVVIDDARDFADTVAERLVALDVPADGRPATVATTTNLPEVAPGFTSDDKVVGAVVDQLDATIARARTAMEALETTDPVSQDIVIEALRTLEKHRWMFAAQLG comes from the coding sequence GTGACCCAAGGACACGCCAAGACCACCGACGAGGTGTCGGGGAAGGACGTCGCGAAGGTCCTGCAACCGGTCCTCGTCGACCTCCTGGGCCTGGCCCAGAACGGCAAGCAGCTGCACTGGCACGTGCGCGGCCGCTACTTCCTGCCCGTCCACGAGCGGCTGGACGTCGTGATCGACGACGCCCGGGACTTCGCCGACACGGTCGCCGAGCGCCTGGTCGCGCTGGACGTACCCGCCGACGGCCGGCCGGCGACCGTGGCGACCACGACCAACCTCCCGGAGGTGGCGCCGGGCTTCACGAGCGACGACAAGGTCGTCGGCGCCGTCGTCGACCAGCTCGACGCCACGATCGCGCGGGCGCGCACGGCGATGGAGGCGCTGGAGACGACGGACCCGGTGAGCCAGGACATCGTGATCGAGGCCCTGCGGACGCTGGAGAAGCACCGCTGGATGTTCGCCGCGCAGCTCGGCTGA